A single window of Nicotiana tomentosiformis chromosome 1, ASM39032v3, whole genome shotgun sequence DNA harbors:
- the LOC104111787 gene encoding uncharacterized protein produces the protein MGRFLIMGFGLFCLLAVVTEAEHMKYKDPKQKLGVRIKDLMKRMTLEEKIGQMTQIERKVASADVMKKYFIGSLLSGGGSVPKPNASAEDWVNMVNEFQKGALKTRLGIPMIYGIDAVHGHNNVYKATIFPHNVGLGVTRDPDLVKRIGAATALEVRATGIQYAFSPCLAICRNPRWGRCYESYSEDVNIVRSMTEIIPGLQGDVPANMSKGVPFVDGKKKVVACAKHFVADGGTVNGIDENNTVIDSQGLFSIHMPAYYDSVIKGVATVMASYSSLNGERMHANTHLLTGFLKERLNFRGFVISDWEGINRITNPANSNYTYSVQASVMAGVDMIMVPENYTDFIGNLTFLVKNNFVPMSRIDDAVKRILRVKFVMGLFEDPMADLSLAKYLGCQEHRELAREAVRKSLVLLKNGKKPDQPLLPLPKKARRILVAGTHAENLGYQCGGWTIQWQGVPGNNLTIGTTISKAIMNTVDPSTEVVYQQNPVLVESSQFDYAIVVVGEPPYAEMYGDSSNLTILDPGPSIIKNVCGIVKCVVVVISGRPVVIEPYIERMDALVAAWLPGTEGQGVADVLFGDYGFTGKLARTWFKRVDQLPMNVGDPHYDPLFPFGFGLTTQPTTTY, from the exons ATGGGGAGATTTTTAATAATGGGATTTGGGCTATTTTGCCTCTTGGCTGTTGTCACAGAGGCAGaacacatgaaatataaggatccAAAACAGAAATTGGGTGTTAGAATTAAAGATTTGATGAAAAGAATGACACTTGAGGAGAAAATTGGTCAGATGACTCAAATTGAGAGGAAAGTTGCCTCAGCTGATGTTATGAAGAAATATTTCATTG GGAGCTTATTGAGTGGTGGAGGGAGTGTACCAAAACCTAATGCCTCCGCGGAGGATTGGGTGAATATGGTAAATGAGTTTCAAAAGGGCGCTCTTAAGACTCGCCTTGGTATTCCCATGATTTATGGCATTGATGCAGTTCATGGCCATAACAATGTGTACAAAGCTACAATCTTTCCTCACAATGTTGGACTTGGTGTCACCAG GGATCCTGATCTTGTGAAACGAATCGGGGCTGCAACTGCACTTGAAGTCAGAGCCACAGGAATACAATATGCTTTTTCTCCCTGCCTTGCA ATATGTAGAAACCCGAGGTGGGGCCGTTGTTATGAAAGCTACAGCGAAGATGTTAATATCGTGCGAAGCATGACAGAGATCATTCCTGGTTTACAAGGAGATGTGCCGGCTAACATGAGCAAGGGTGTTCCCTTTGTTGATGGAAA GAAAAAGGTTGTGGCCTGTGCTAAGCACTTTGTGGCAGATGGTGGCACGGTCAATGGAATCGATGAAAATAATACAGTAATCGACTCGCAAGGATTATTTAGCATTCACATGCCAGCATATTATGATTCAGTCATAAAGGGTGTCGCGACAGTAATGGCATCTTACTCGAGCTTGAATGGTGAAAGGATGCACGCCAACACACATCTACTTACTGGCTTCCTAAAAGAGAGGCTGAACTTCAGG GGCTTTGTCATTTCAGATTGGGAAGGTATTAACCGTATTACTAACCCAGCTAACTCTAACTACACGTATTCCGTTCAAGCAAGTGTTATGGCAGGAGTTGACATG ATTATGGTACCGGAGAACTATACAGATTTTATCGGCAACTTGACTTTTCTAGTGAAAAACAATTTTGTTCCGATGAGCAGAATTGATGATGCAGTGAAGAGGATATTAAGGGTTAAGTTTGTCATGGGACTCTTTGAGGATCCAATGGCTGATCTTAGCTTGGCAAAGTATTTGGGTTGCCAG GAGCATAGAGAATTGGCAAGGGAAGCAGTGAGGAAATCACTTGTGCTTTTGAAGAATGGCAAAAAACCTGATCAACCATTACTTCCCCTTCCGAAGAAAGCGCGAAGGATACTTGTTGCCGGAACTCATGCTGAAAATTTAGGATATCAGTGTGGAGGCTGGACAATTCAATGGCAGGGTGTTCCTGGCAATAATCTTACAATCG GAACTACCATTTCAAAGGCTATCATGAATACTGTTGATCCTTCAACAGAAGTAGTATACCAGCAGAATCCTGTCCTAGTCGAGTCTAGCCAATTCGACTATGCTATCGTAGTTGTTGGCGAACCTCCATATGCTGAGATGTATGGTGATAGCTCAAATCTCACTATACTTGATCCTGGTCCTAGCATTATCAAAAACGTCTGTGGCATTGTCAAGTGTGTTGTAGTCGTTATCTCTGGCCGTCCTGTTGTGATCGAACCATACATTGAAAGAATGGACGCGCTAGTGGCTGCTTGGCTTCCTGGGACAGAAGGACAAGGTGTTGCTGATGTTTTGTTTGGTGACTATGGATTCACTGGAAAACTCGCGCGTACTTGGTTCAAGAGAGTCGATCAGCTTCCGATGAACGTTGGCGATCCACACTATGATCCTCTGTTTCCCTTTGGATTTGGCCTGACAACTCAACCAACAACAACCTACTAA
- the LOC138891661 gene encoding uncharacterized protein — protein sequence MECWPVKTSHVQKIKVAKMRMLRWMCGHTMRDMIKNEDTRDKKGVTCVVNKMPEARLRWFGHVKRRCANALVRRCERLAMVGPMRGRSKKYWEEVIKQDMTHLKLTENMTLDKSVWRSRIRVVG from the coding sequence ATGGAGTGTTGGCCAGTGAAGACCTCTCATGTTCAAAAGATAAAAGTAGcgaaaatgaggatgttgagatggatgtgtggacaTACTATGAGGGATATGATTAAGAATGAAGATACTCGGGACAAGAAGGGAGTGACATGCGTGGTGAATAAGATGCCGGAGGCGAGATTGAGATGGTTTGGACATGTGAAGAGAAGATGCGCAAATGCCctagtgaggaggtgtgagaggttggcgaTGGTAGGTCCAATGAGAGGTAGGTCGAAGAAGTATTGGGAAGAGGTGATCAAGCAGGACATGACACATCTTAAGCTTACTGAGAACATGACCCTTGATAAGAgtgtgtggaggtcgagaattagggtagtaGGTTAG
- the LOC104111788 gene encoding protein CHLORORESPIRATORY REDUCTION 42, chloroplastic, producing MALSITSISKCRSSRLFSHGSILQPPLKIYNFVTKCDLKEPSADSKIDSKKLGIGSPIIVIEAPKLLKTAASVPCLRPNDGLVKPGDVGRIVSRKPMDVWAVRLSIGTYLIDGKYFKPLELEN from the exons ATGGCACTCTCTATTACCTCCATTTCCAAATGCCGAAGCTCAAGATTATTCAGCCATGGTTCAATATTACAACCCCCTCTCAAAATTTACAATTTCGTCACAAAGTGTGACTTAAAAGAACCATCAGCAGACTCAAAAATAGACTCAAAAAAGCTTGGAATTGGGTCTCCCATTATAGTAATAGAGGCACCCAAATTGCTTAAAACTGCAGCCTCTGTGCCTTGTCTTAGACCCAATGATGGCCTTGTCAAACCTGGTGATGTTGGCAG GATAGTATCAAGGAAGCCTATGGATGTGTGGGCAGTTCGTCTCAGCATTGGCACTTATCTTATTGATGGGAAATATTTTAAGCCCTTAGAGCTTGAGAATTGA